The following is a genomic window from Acidobacteriota bacterium.
GAGGTGTTATGCAAGTAAAATTAGAGAAATCAGGTGAAGACATCGCATTAAAAATTCCTAAATCAATCGCCGCGAAATCGAAAATCAAGCAAAGTTCAGTAGTCAACTTATCGGTTGTTGACGGCAACATCATTGTTAAACCGGTGACTGAAAAAGAGTACACTCTTGAAGAACTCTTAAAGGGCGTAACGCGAAAAAACATTCATAAAGAAACAGATTTTGGGAATCCCGCAGGCAAAGAGTTACTATGACGGCAACTTATGTTCCTGAGCGTGGCGATGTGGTATGGATTGAATTCAATCCACAAGCAGGCCACGAACAAGCAGGCAGACGTCCGGCGCTGATTCTTTCACCCTCAGTTTATAATGGCAAAGTTGGGTTAGGGATATTCTGCCCCATCACCAATCAGGTTAAAGGCTATCCATTTGAAGTTGCCATTCCTAAAGGGCTTAAAATAAGTGGCGTAATTTTATCTGACCAGGCGAAAAGTTTAGACTGGAAGGCGCGAAAGATTACGTTTATTTGCAAACTGCCAATGGCAATCGTTGATGACGTGTTAAAAAAGTTGAACACGCTATTAAGATAATTGCGATATGCGCGACATCAAAGGCTTGCTCCCTGTGAATGTGTAATGCAAAATACGACCATTAAATTTGCTTTATGCGGAGCAAGCAAAATGGCTGAGGCAACCAAAGCGCGGAAAATAGGAAAAGCCGACCTTTTTATATTCAGTGTTTTCCTACTACTGATCGCCGGTGAGGTTCTTGCCAGCTTCGGGCTAAATAAGTTCTTAGCTTTTTTTATTACCGGCTCATTTGGTCTGCTTATCGCTTATCCAGCGCTCAGAAAACCCAACGAGAAATTTTTAAAATACGCTGTTAAAACGGAATGTCGTATGAGCATTCTCCTGATTGTCGGTGTGCTTACAAAATATCTGCCTAATCCAACTTTTTCCGACAAGGTATCAAAATTTTTGGGAATAGGGTTACTCGCTGTTGCGGTGGCGCTCTGTCTGTTTTTGGGTATTAAAGAGTTTTATAAACTGAACCCATTACAGCGGCAAAGTTTGGTAAAATGGACAATAAAATTTTATGCAAAGATGTGTGGGGTTGCTGCCGTAGGATTTCTGATTCTGGCAATGATTTTGGGAATGTAAAACATTTAAGCTTATTCTGTAATTGTCTTGTTCTTATAAATGTGTAGAGCGAAATTTGTCTTAGTATAAACCCTGCCCGGCAAAATAATATGAACTCCATCAATATCGCGCTTCTCGGTTTTGGCAATGTCGCTCAGGCATTTGTTCGCTACATTAATGCAAATCATCCTGAAATCAACATTCGCGCGGTTAGTGATTCAAGTGGCGCGTTGATGCTTGAATCCGGCGAACAACTCAACGCTTTACTCGCTCATAAAGCATCAGGGAAAACGCTTCGCGAATTTTCATCGGGCATGATTACTAATCATCCATCCGCGCTCATCAACACTCTCAAATCAGCGGGCGTTTCCTGCATCGTTGAATCATTGCCAACCAATATCACCGATGGACAACCGGCGTTTGATTTACTGAGGCAAGCTTTATCGCAGGGCATTTATGTCGTCACTGTTGATAAAGGCTCGCTGGTTCATGGCTTCACTGCGCTTCAACAAATCGCCGCAAATACCAATGTGCAACTGGGGTTCACAGGCACAACCGGCGTGGCGATTCCTGATGAACTCGGCGGTCAATCGGTATTGGAAATTCGCGGCGTCTTAAACGGCACCTCGAATTTCATCCTCTCAGCCATGCAGGAGCAGGGGCTTTCGTTTAACGAAGCTTTGAGCATCGCTCAACGCGATGGCATCGCCGAACCCGACCCGCGCCTCGACATTGAAGGCTGGGACACCGCCTGCAAAATTCTCATTCTCGCGAAAGCCTTGATGGATAATAAAAACAACCGGGACGCCACACTCAATGACGTTGCGCGCATCGGCATCAGCGCGGAAACCGAAAAGCTTATCGAAGCGGCTCGCAAAACCAACCGACGGGTTCGCCTCGTCGGGCGGGCGCGCATCTGGCAAGGCCGGTTGCGCGTCAGTGTCGCGCCAAAACTTGTCCAACCGGATTCGCCCTTTTATGCAGTAAGCGGCACATCGAAACTCGCGGTGTTCAGAACCGCTGAACGCGGCGAAATTATTTCACAAGCGCGTTCCGGTCGCGACGCCATTTCGCAAATCATTGTCGAAGATATTTTGCGCATAACAAGTCTGGAGTCTGGAGTCCGGCGTCTGGAGTCAGAATAAGAAACGTTGGGTTGTCAGTCTTCACCTGTAAACAAAGAAAGTTGCGGGTCAGGCTCTTCGGCGTGAGTTGAATGATGCTGTGGGTGGTCGTTGGTGTGCGAAGCCCGAAGCGCGTGTTTGACATCTTTCAAATTAAATCGAATCAACCGGTCGGTGAGCATCACCGCAGGAATTTTCCCTGCGCGTCGCAGTTTATGGATGGTTGATTCGCTGATTTGTAAAATCTGCGCCAGTTGTTTGGCGGTCAGATACTCAACGCGCTTCGGCTCAGCAGATTCCGCTTCGCCCGGTTTTTCGCGGGTTTCCTGAACTATGATTTTTTGATGTTCAGTTGCCATTCATTTAATCATCGCCCGTTATTAAATTCAGCTTAATCCATTTCATGTTTGATTGGCGTTTTCTTCATTGCTTTGATGATTTGCTTTCTAGTGTTAGAAAGAACCTGGGCGCTGCTATAGGATTCCCAGAGAAGATAAGCAGCCAACCCCAAAACAACAACCGTAATCGTCAGAGATGCACAAACTGAAATCGAGTAAACCCAATTCAACCAAAATAGTCCGATGCTAAACAATATCAACGCAGGAGCCATCGAAAGTTCAAACTTCATTCGCGTCAAAAATGTTTGTAAATATCGTTGACCGACTATTTCATCTTTTAATTTTAATCGAAGATAGTTATTCCAATTCTCTTCATGAGTAGCATCTTGTTTTTTCAGTAGCTTATCCCACCCTACTTCAATGCGTGAACCTACAT
Proteins encoded in this region:
- a CDS encoding helix-turn-helix domain-containing protein — protein: MATEHQKIIVQETREKPGEAESAEPKRVEYLTAKQLAQILQISESTIHKLRRAGKIPAVMLTDRLIRFNLKDVKHALRASHTNDHPQHHSTHAEEPDPQLSLFTGED
- the mazF gene encoding endoribonuclease MazF, with the translated sequence MTATYVPERGDVVWIEFNPQAGHEQAGRRPALILSPSVYNGKVGLGIFCPITNQVKGYPFEVAIPKGLKISGVILSDQAKSLDWKARKITFICKLPMAIVDDVLKKLNTLLR
- a CDS encoding AbrB/MazE/SpoVT family DNA-binding domain-containing protein encodes the protein MQVKLEKSGEDIALKIPKSIAAKSKIKQSSVVNLSVVDGNIIVKPVTEKEYTLEELLKGVTRKNIHKETDFGNPAGKELL